In one Palaemon carinicauda isolate YSFRI2023 chromosome 25, ASM3689809v2, whole genome shotgun sequence genomic region, the following are encoded:
- the LOC137618825 gene encoding zinc finger protein 862-like has product MHVKRTKATGIVKNVIGMSYKEKLARTLKEVKFSILCDESTDVGSVKSSCVVVRFYDKDAATVDCKFWELYDVYDVKDPEGVQEGATAKRLFEGLMKTFNQFEIPVSNIIGFASDGCNVMMGAHNSVASRFRQQCPGIFIMKCVCHSAHLCAIEACKVLPRRCEDLAREIFNHFKCSSKRQCELVQFQTFLELKPHKILHPSQTRWLSLANVVSRILEQWEALKLYFSDIWLSEKSCISRADIQQPSQSFN; this is encoded by the coding sequence ATGCATGTAAAACGAACCAAAGCAACGGGAATTGTTAAAAATGTAATTGGTATGTCATATAAGGAAAAGCTTGCACGAACATTGAAGGAAGTAAAGTTTAGCATACTTTGTGATGAGTCAACAGATGTCGGGTCGGTGAAATCATCATGTGTAGTAGTGAGGTTTTATGACAAAGATGCTGCAACTGTCGATTGCAAGTTTTGGGAGTTGTATGATGTTTATGATGTAAAAGATCCAGAAGGTGTCCAGGAAGGTGCGACTGCAAAAAGATTATTTGAGGgtttaatgaaaacatttaatcaatttgaaATTCCAGTATCAAATATAATTGGATTTGCTTCCGATGGGTGTAATGTGATGATGGGAGCACACAACTCGGTTGCAAGTCGGTTTCGCCAACAGTGCCCTGGCATATTTATTATGAAATGTGTGTGTCACTCTGCACATCTCTGTGCAATTGAAGCTTGCAAGGTACTACCTAGAAGGTGTGAAGATTTGGCAAGAGAAATTTTTAACCACTTTAAATGTAGCAGCAAGAGACAATGTGAACTAGTGCAATTTCAGACGTTTCTTGAACTGAAACCTCATAAAATTTTGCACCCATCACAGACAAGATGGTTATCGTTAGCTAATGTTGTTAGTCGCATTTTAGAACAGTGGGAAGCCCTTAAATTGTATTTCAGTGACATTTGGTTGTCTGAAAAAAGTTGTATCAGCAGAGCTGATATTCAACAGCCTTCACAATCCTTTAATTAA
- the LOC137618826 gene encoding uncharacterized protein produces the protein MGCDTLVSDNASCFTNSRFKQFLENIGIIHITPPPYSPSSNGQDERCVSLNNRKFVSVKDRINPKYTANKPSCEFKQITKFEVSDKVLALNLKDGPKWFQGEIVQKLGVNVHNVHVLELDVLWKRHCNQLLSIIGSEPKNSISNESSCVSSYNELPYQQQVVQPYVPVESPSNVSPQNNISVPSIGVSGDIPVTDVIPIRRSTRNKKPLIRYGYDEY, from the exons ATGGGTTGTGACACACTCGTATCAGACAATGCTTCATGTTTCACCAACAGTAGATTTAAACAGTTTCTGGAGAACATTGGCATTATTCATATAACTCCTCCTCCTTATTCACCGTCAAGTAATGGTCAAGACGAGAGATGTG TGtccctgaataatagaaagtttgtaTCGGTTAAAGATAGAATTAACCCTAAATATACTGCTAATAAACCATCTTGTGAATTCAAACAAATTACTAAATTTGAGGTAAGTGATAAAGTTCTGGCACTTAACTTGAAAGATGGTCCAAAATGGTTTCAAGGTGAAATTGTTCAGAAATTAGGTGTAAATGTGCATAATGTTCATGTTCTGGAATTAGATGTTCTATGGAAACGACACTGTAATCAACTATTGTCAATTATAGGTTCAGAACCAAAGAACAGTATCAGTAATGAGTCCAGTTGTGTATCATCCTATAATGAATTACCTTATCAGCAACAAGTAGTACAACCTTATGTTCCTGTTGAGTCCCCTTCCAATGTTTCGCCTCAGAATAACATAAGTGTACCATCTATTGGGGTTTCTGGTGATATTCCTGTAACAGATGTTATTCCTATCAGGCGCTCAACTAGAAATAAAAAACCTTTGATACGTTATGGTTATGATGAATACTAG